The sequence GAAAGAGGTTGTGCGGTATAGGCAGTTACCGTACGTGCGCAGCGAGGGCAGCTTGCGGACCTCTGAGCCGACCGGCGTCGCCCCGTTATCGTGAACTATGACGCCACTGACAGTGCTGGACTTGGTCCCGATCTCCTCGGGCTCGAGCGCGGCGCAGGCGGTGCGCAACAGCATCGATCTGGCCCGCAGCGCCGAACGTCTCGGCTACGCGCGCTACTGGTTCGCCGAGCACCACCTCAATCCGGGAGTGGCAGGCACGTCGCCTCCGGTGCTCCTGGCGGCAGTCGCCGCCAAAACCTCGACGATCCGCCTGGGATCAGGTGCTCTGCAGATGGGGCACCGGACGGCGTTGTCGTCGGTCGAAGAATTCGGTCTTCTCGACGCGTTGCACCCCGGCCGCTTCGATCTCGGCCTCGGACGCTCTGGCGGCCTACCGGCGGCTGTGGCTGCTGGATCCGAATCCATCGTGAATGGCTACGCGCCCAACGGATTACGCATCCCGGAGCGATTCGACTCTTCGACATTGCTGAAATCACCGCGAATCGCCCTGCAGAAGCACTTGCTTACGTTGCCTGAAGCGCAAGCACAGAACTACACCGAGCAGGTCGGCGATGTTCTGGCTTTGATCGCAGACACCTACCGCAGCGCCAATGGTGAGCGCGCCCACGTCGTTCCTGGCGCCGGCGCGGACCTCCAAGTGTGGATCCTCGGTAGCAGCGGCGGCGAGAGCGCACTCGTCGCAGGCAAGAACGGCTTGCGGTTTGCAGCCAACTATCACGTGGCACCTGCCGGCGTGCTTGACGCCGCCGAGGGGTACCGTGCCGCGTTCGCGCCTTCCGCTGACCTGGACGAGCCGTATCTCAGCGTCTCCGCCGACATTGTCGTCGCCGACGACGAGTCGACTGCTCGTGACCTTGCGACCGGTTACGGGCTATGGGTGCGCAGCATCCGCACCGCAGAAGGCGCTATACCTTTTCCTACGGCAGAGGAAGCCCGGCGGCACGTCTGGACCGATGCCGACCGTGCGCTCGTGGCCGATCGGCTCGAAACGCAGTTTGTCGGGACCGCTATCCAGGTTGCCGATCAGCTTGAACAGCTGCGCGACGCGACTGGCGCCGACGAGCTCATCATCACGACTATCACGCACGATCACCGTGCTCGGGTGCGGTCCTATCAGTTGCTTGCCGAAGAATGGTCCCGGCGATAGCGGCGTGTCCAGATCGGGGCAAAGATTTCATAACGGTTTCAGTTGGGCAAAGGTACTGCAGGGGAGCGGCGGTGACAGGGCCGATCTCGCGCGTTCGGTCTTAGTGTTGGCCGCTATGGCGGGGATCCACAGTTGCGTGAAACGCTGCCGTGCAGCGCTTCACGTCGCTGTTGCGGCAGTGATGGTCGTCATTCTCGGATTTGCGACCACCGCGGTGGCTCATGCGGCAGCGGCCAGGGCGACGTTGTCGGTGACCTCGACGTGGCAGACCGGTTTCATCGCCCGCTTCACCATCACCAACTGGAGCACGGTGCCGATGACCGATTGGCGCCTTGAATTCGACCTACCGGCCAATGAATCCATCTCGCACGCGTGGAACAGCAGCGTTGGCCGATCAGGCACGCACTATGTTCTGGCCCCGGCGAATTGGAATCGGATCATCGCGCCGGGCGGTTCCGCCACGGGAGGCTTCCGAGGGGTGTTGTCCGGGACGTACTCGCCACCGGTCAACTGCATGCTTAACAGGCAGCTTCTCTGCAGCTAGAGGTCCGTTCAGTCCTGCTTCGCTTCGTAGCGCAGCAGGACCGTTCCGCCCGGGAACGTGCGGTTCTCCACCAGCCGCAGCGAGATCCATGACGGCTGGCTCGGGAAGAACGGGGTGCCGCCGCCGACGGCGGTGGGGGCGATCACGATCCGATACTCATCTACCAGTCCGGCCTGCACGATCGGTGCGGCCAGCGTCGCGCCGGCCACCTCCAGGTTGCCCTCGGTTTCGGCTTTCAAATTGGTCACCACCGCGACCGGGTCGCCGCGCTCCAGCCGGGAATTCCAGTCGACCGACTCCAGCGTGCGCGAGAACACGACCTTGGGCATGGCGCGCCAGATGTGGGCGAAGTCGACGATCAACGGGGGAGCATCCGGGTCCTCATCGGCGGTCGGCCAGTATGCCGACATCAGTTCGTAGAGCCGGCGCCCGTAGAACGACAGGGCGGTCTCGCGCTCGAAGTCGTTCCAGTACTGGTGCAGTTCGTCGCTCGGCTCGCTCCAGTCGATGCTGCCTTGTGCGTCAGCGATGTAGCCGTCCACCGACACGGTGAAGCCGTAGATGAGCTTGCCCATGGAGATCAGTGTGCACTGGACATCGCCCGGGGCAAGGGGAGAATTGCTTCATGTCGCCCGCGCTCTGGATCATCGTTGCCTTGCTCGCCGTCGGGACGATCGCCGGCGGACTGATGCGGATGCGGGTCTGGTTGCAGAGGCCGGTGCCGCCTGAGGTGATCGAGGCTGCGCACCGCGATGACGCCGAGGACGATTAGTCAGCGATAGCGTCCTGGAACGCGCGGCGATTCAGCCGACGAAAACGGCTATATCGCCGGTAAACCGCCTATTCGATTCCGTCGTATTCCCGCAGCCTTGTTCGATATGCGAGAGTCGTTGCCTGGCAATGCAGTACAACGCAATTTGCCGGCAACCGGCCATACTCGATCATGCCGTATTGCGGCCGATGCGCAACAGCGCATCACGCCAGATGCGGCAGGGGAGAGTCCCACCCGATCCGGGATCGATTCACATCCCAGTTAGACATTCTTTGGAAGCCGCCAGGCGACACTTATGCGCGCCCTCGCATATTTCCATGTGGTGCCGGTAGATGTTCATATCGGTGAACAGCAGATGACTTTAGTGGTTACCGGTACATGACTCAGCCTCGTTGTCTCAGTCCGGCGGCGATCACGTCAAGAACTGAATCGGAGGAGTAATGGACGTCGTTCTCGGTGTAGCCGCCGGGTCATCCGTACCCACGACCCTGCCGCGACTGGAGGCGTCGGCCGGACAGGCGGTGAGCGCGCCCCGTGATCCCGAGGCGGCGCTGGCGCAGGGCGCGGCATTGGCCACGGCCGGCTTGGCCGCAGCCGCCGAGGCGTCCACCGGTGCCCTGGCCTACACGCAGGAAGCCGAGTTCGGCCCGATCACCCCCGGCTACTACGACATCCCTGCCTGCCTCACCGGTTTCGCGGCCAACGATCTTGCATACAGCGCCGTTCCCGACGAGCAGGCGGATGCCGACACCGAGGCCTTCTACACCGCGCCCCAACCGGTGCGCCGTCCGCTGCTGGTCGGCGGAGCGGCACTGGCGTCCACGGCGTTCGCGGCAGCATCGGCACTCATGGTCTCCATGACCCTGGACGTCACTCCTAAATTGGTTGCGCTGCGGCCGGATATCGTTCGCACACTGACCATGCCGACTATTCCGTTCCGGATCCCCAACCTTCAGATTCCCGGCTCCAGACCCCTCTCTGGACAGCCACCGGTCATGGGTCAGGCGCCGGTGAACCCACCGCCGCCTCCGTTGAACAGACCGCAGACTCTGCCGGCCCCGGTGAACTCATCGCCAGTGCCACCGGTCCCACCGGTTGCCGCGCCGTCGCCCGCTAGAGGGGCTGTCGCGCCGGAGTTCCAGAGGCTTCTCAATGACCCGTTTTTCAATCGGCCGCCGGAGTTCCACAGGTATTACAACGAGCCGTTTTTCGGTCGGTCGCGGGCGTTCGACAGTGTTTTCAATGATCCGTTCTTCACTCAGCCGACCCCGCTATCGACCTGGTATATCAATCAGCGGATGTGGGGACTGCCGCCGGGAACGGAGGTTCAAGAGTCGCACATCTCGTGGACTTTCCGGTCCAACGGGCTTTCCGGCTTTGTGCTGAGGGAGTCTTCTGGCGACTCAATGCGGCGGTCGGAGCCCCGGGGGATATCACCCGGGGTCGTACCAGCGCCACCGAACGTCATACCCGACCCGCCGATGGTCAATCCCCATCCACCCATCGAGCTTCCGCCTCCGCCTCCGCCCCCTCCGCTCGACCTTCCCGCACCGCCTGTGGTCGAACCCAACCCGGGCATTCCGCCTCCCGACCTTCCGGTCAAGATGCCCGAGGCGCCCGTCGCCAACCCCAACCCGGCGTAGTCGGGGGCCGGCGGCTGGTCACTTCAACGGCTCGGGCATGAAGGTGACGTCGACTCCGCCTACGGACATCGTCACCTGGCCTTCGATCACCATCACCTGCGCCGAGACCCGTCGATCGACGGTCTGGGCCAGTTGCTGCACCGGTGCGTGCGGTATCTGCACCACCGACAGGTTCGGCAGCCCCGCCACTTTGGGGCCGACGGTGCGCCACCAGGTGGCCACGCCAGCGGCGAACGGGAAGAGCAGCACCTGGTCGGCCTGGCTGGCCGCCTTGCCCAAGGCGCGTTCGTCGGGCTGGCCGACGTTGACCCACTCCAGGATCCGGCCGGTGTAGTCGGCGAGCGCCAAGTCCGGTACGCCGGGGGCGGACAGGCCCGGCCCGTACGCCAACTCACCGTCGACGTCGCTGAGTCGGTGTGCGCGCAGCCCAAACGCCAACAACCGCACGACCATCCGCTCATCGGTCTCACTGGGATGACGGGCCACGGTCAGCGTGTGATCGGCGTAGTAACCGTGATCGATATCGGAGACGCCAAGTTCGACTTTGAAGACTGTTGCAGAAAGGGCCACGTCCATAGTGTCCACCCAGGTGGTGCCTCCCGGGACAGTCGGGCCACGCTAGATCTGCGTGTGGTCGCGCACCCGGATCACTGATTCAGTGCGCCCTCTCGGTGCTGTGGCTGTCGTCGATCAGAACAGCGCGGTGAAATCGGTCATAAGCTGACTAAAATCTGATGCCGCAGAGGCAGGTTCAACCGTGGGAAACTCAAACACCGTCAAAAATGGCGGCTGCCCCTCAAAACTGAGCACGTCTTTGAAGCCCGCCGCGTCGCTGATGAAGGTGTTGGTCAGTCCGACCCCGTTTCCGAAGAACCCCTGCACGGTGAATGCGTCAGCGAACCCGACTATCGGGTCGTTCAGATAGGAATTGACGAACATCGGCTCCACACCGCTCAGCCCGAGTTGCACAGGGGTGAA is a genomic window of Mycolicibacter heraklionensis containing:
- a CDS encoding LLM class flavin-dependent oxidoreductase, which translates into the protein MTPLTVLDLVPISSGSSAAQAVRNSIDLARSAERLGYARYWFAEHHLNPGVAGTSPPVLLAAVAAKTSTIRLGSGALQMGHRTALSSVEEFGLLDALHPGRFDLGLGRSGGLPAAVAAGSESIVNGYAPNGLRIPERFDSSTLLKSPRIALQKHLLTLPEAQAQNYTEQVGDVLALIADTYRSANGERAHVVPGAGADLQVWILGSSGGESALVAGKNGLRFAANYHVAPAGVLDAAEGYRAAFAPSADLDEPYLSVSADIVVADDESTARDLATGYGLWVRSIRTAEGAIPFPTAEEARRHVWTDADRALVADRLETQFVGTAIQVADQLEQLRDATGADELIITTITHDHRARVRSYQLLAEEWSRR
- a CDS encoding cellulose-binding domain-containing protein; translation: MAGIHSCVKRCRAALHVAVAAVMVVILGFATTAVAHAAAARATLSVTSTWQTGFIARFTITNWSTVPMTDWRLEFDLPANESISHAWNSSVGRSGTHYVLAPANWNRIIAPGGSATGGFRGVLSGTYSPPVNCMLNRQLLCS
- a CDS encoding dihydrofolate reductase family protein — its product is MGKLIYGFTVSVDGYIADAQGSIDWSEPSDELHQYWNDFERETALSFYGRRLYELMSAYWPTADEDPDAPPLIVDFAHIWRAMPKVVFSRTLESVDWNSRLERGDPVAVVTNLKAETEGNLEVAGATLAAPIVQAGLVDEYRIVIAPTAVGGGTPFFPSQPSWISLRLVENRTFPGGTVLLRYEAKQD
- a CDS encoding YaeQ family protein: MALSATVFKVELGVSDIDHGYYADHTLTVARHPSETDERMVVRLLAFGLRAHRLSDVDGELAYGPGLSAPGVPDLALADYTGRILEWVNVGQPDERALGKAASQADQVLLFPFAAGVATWWRTVGPKVAGLPNLSVVQIPHAPVQQLAQTVDRRVSAQVMVIEGQVTMSVGGVDVTFMPEPLK